A stretch of the Glycine soja cultivar W05 chromosome 13, ASM419377v2, whole genome shotgun sequence genome encodes the following:
- the LOC114380730 gene encoding uncharacterized protein LOC114380730, whose translation MKFCVSNEFVSMEILENRRWMYQRLDANKRWPNEFREGVFEFVQFVTSQGMFQMQDEQTRCPCKKCKCKVFKFVDDVMRHLYEEGFIPNYYWWTNHDEELPQFPPVVLQGSYYGSGGQRKELNPYEQMIGSCWTINWEIHRKRGCN comes from the coding sequence TTTGTATCAATGGAGATTCTTGAGAACCGAAGGTGGATGTATCAGAGGTTGGATGCTAATAAACGTTGGCCAAATGAGTTTAGAGAAGGAGTATTTGAGTTCGTACAATTTGTTACTAGTCAGGGCATGTTTCAAATGCAAGATGAACAAACAAGGTGTccatgcaagaaatgcaaatgtAAAGTTTTCAAGTTTGTGGATGATGTGATGAGGCATCTTTATGAGGAAGGGTTCATCCCCAATTACTATTGGTGGACAAACCATGATGAGGAGTTACCGCAATTTCCTCCAGTAGTGTTGCAAGGTTCATATTATGGAAGTGGTGGGCAAAGGAAAGAATTGAATCCTTATGAGCAAATGATCGGATCATGCTGGACCATCAATTGGGAAATACATAGAAAAAGAGGGTGCAATTGA
- the LOC114381265 gene encoding probable calcium-binding protein CML44, which translates to MCPLTPSDLKRIFNKVDMNGDGLLSLEELKMLLEKTGFSYSIEELESLVGKKSLDFSEFLFFYESMLKQNNNGEEELGASNYGDDSDEVEEVERDLVKAFKVFDLDGDGFITSQELEFVLKRLGMWDDERCGKDCKSMICSYDTNFDGKLDFQEFKDMMLLTTS; encoded by the coding sequence ATGTGTCCCCTAACACCCAGTGACTTGAAGCGGATTTTCAACAAGGTGGACATGAATGGCGATGGGTTATTGAGCCTTGAGGAGCTGAAGATGCTGCTGGAGAAGACAGGGTTCAGTTACAGCATTGAGGAATTGGAGTCTCTAGTGGGAAAGAAGAGCCTTGACTTCAGTGAGTTCTTGTTCTTTTATGAATCTATGTTGAAGCAGAACAATAATGGGGAGGAAGAATTAGGAGCTAGTAATTATGGGGATGATAGTGATGAGGTTGAGGAAGTGGAGAGGGACCTTGTGAAGGCTTTTAAAGTGTTTGATTTGGATGGTGATGGATTCATCACAAGTCAAGAGCTCGAGTTTGTGCTGAAGAGGCTTGGCATGTGGGATGATGAAAGGTGTGGCAAGGATTGCAAATCCATGATTTGCTCCTATGACACTAACTTTGATGGCAAGCTTGATTTTCAGGAGTTTAAGGACATGATGCTGCTTACTACTTCTTGA